From one Culex quinquefasciatus strain JHB chromosome 3, VPISU_Cqui_1.0_pri_paternal, whole genome shotgun sequence genomic stretch:
- the LOC6030935 gene encoding LOW QUALITY PROTEIN: N-acetylgalactosamine kinase (The sequence of the model RefSeq protein was modified relative to this genomic sequence to represent the inferred CDS: inserted 1 base in 1 codon): MGSTSDTFVNVLEASTVENCERVSQLKAQFLIQFNRTPSFIVRCSGRVNIIGEHVDYCGFPVLPMAIEQTILLAVAPSEDNLLHLKNINPKYKPFKCNINTFTIDLPEASGPEWYKYFLCGVKGILEHIAPKNPKGMAVVLSGNIPPASGLSSSSAVVSASVLCCAFLQNAPLVKQTLATVSADCERYIGTQGGGMDQAIAFLAKQGTAQFIEWNPLKATPVHLPKNAVFVIANSLSEANKAATSDFNQRVVECRLACRFLAKKMQLNWRDIWRFADLQKALNYSLEEMETLTNTYLTQLVYTRQELLEVFEMERDDFVENLLTANTRQSEVFKLRQRALHVFQESIRVKTFVEVAQRPTDRTIHLMKXLMRQSHESLRSLYECSHPNLDRLVELSDKLGVGARLTGAGWGGCIVALCDGVDQSLQYIDYLKEAYYADLTQAQGRNLDEVVFATSPQRGAEIYLEKPGVIG; the protein is encoded by the exons AGTCAACATAATCGGGGAGCATGTTGATTATTGCGGCTTCCCGGTGCTACCGATGGCCATCGAACAGACCATTCTGCTCGCGGTAGCTCCCTCCGAGGACAATTTGCTTCATTTGAAGAACATCAATCCCAAGTACAAACCTTTTAAATGCAACATCAATACTTTTAC TATTGACCTTCCAGAGGCTAGCGGACCAGAGTGGTACAAATATTTCCTGTGTGGCGTCAAGGGCATACTCGAGCACATTGCGCCAAAAAATCCCAAAGGAATGGCGGTCGTTCTTTCGGGAAACATTCCACCGGCATCCGGTTTATCCAGCTCGAGTGCCGTCGTTAGCGCTTCCGTGCTTTGCTGCGCATTCTTGCAAAAC GCCCCGCTGGTGAAGCAAACTCTGGCAACGGTTTCTGCCGATTGCGAGCGGTACATCGGAACCCAAGGCGGAGGAATGGACCAAGCCATTGCCTTTCTGGCCAAGCAAGGGACGGCACAGTTTATCGAGTGGAACCCACTGAAGGCGACTCCGGTGCATTTACCAAAAAACGCTGTCTTTGTGATCGCCAACAGCTTGAGCGAGGCTAACAAGGCGGCTACCTCAGATTTCAATCAGCGCGTGGTGGAGTGCAGATTGGCTTGCAGGTTTTTGGCAAAGAAAATGCAACTCAACTGGCGAGACATCTGGCGCTTTGCCGATCTCCAGAAAGCACTGAACTACTCGCTCGAAGAGATGGAGACACTGACCAATACCTATTTGACGCAGCTGGTCTATACCAGACAGGAACTGCTCGAGGTGTTCGAGATGGAGCGGGATGACTTTGTCGAAAATTTACTCACGGCCAACACACGCCAGTCGGAAGTTTTCAAACTTCGCCAAAGGGCACTTCACGTGTTCCAAG AGTCGATCCGCGTCAAAACGTTTGTGGAGGTCGCCCAACGCCCAACCGATAGAACCATTCACCTGATGA AACTCATGCGTCAATCCCACGAAAGTCTCCGATCGCTGTACGAGTGTTCGCATCCTAACCTGGACCGACTTGTGGAGCTTTCGGACAAGCTTGGCGTCGGAGCTCGCCTTACTGGTGCCGG ATGGGGCGGGTGCATCGTAGCACTTTGCGACGGAGTCGACCAAAGTCTTCAGTACATTGACTACTTGAAGGAGGCGTACTACGCGGACCTGACCCAAGCTCAAGGCCGAAACCTGGACGAGGTGGTGTTTGCCACCAGTCCGCAGAGAGGCGCGGAAATCTACCTGGAAAAGCCGGGTGTAATTGGGTAG